One part of the Cystobacter ferrugineus genome encodes these proteins:
- a CDS encoding TetR/AcrR family transcriptional regulator, with protein MAVVRQNGIARREALLDAALRCFDERGLMRTGIEDIRKAAGASPSSVYHHFEDFPALVAALLERTFERLQGFISPRVLATRTARTAVRALVEGHLSWVFDNEVEARFMYQAITLELDGGHRGALRVRKTELKAEMMAHLTELGVFAEARSPELTLNVVILGPVHQACRLYLSSPGSVDPKWMLSTLPELAWRSVS; from the coding sequence ATGGCCGTCGTGCGACAGAATGGCATTGCCCGCCGGGAGGCGCTGTTGGACGCGGCGCTCCGCTGCTTCGACGAGCGCGGTCTCATGCGCACCGGGATCGAGGACATCCGGAAGGCGGCTGGCGCGAGCCCTTCGAGCGTCTACCATCACTTCGAGGATTTCCCCGCCCTGGTGGCGGCGTTGCTCGAGCGCACGTTCGAACGTCTTCAGGGCTTCATTTCCCCGCGCGTTCTGGCGACCCGAACCGCGCGCACGGCCGTGAGGGCCCTGGTCGAGGGGCACTTGAGCTGGGTCTTCGACAACGAAGTCGAGGCCCGCTTCATGTACCAGGCGATCACGTTGGAGCTCGACGGTGGGCATCGCGGCGCCCTGAGAGTCCGGAAGACGGAACTCAAGGCGGAGATGATGGCCCACCTGACCGAGCTCGGCGTCTTCGCGGAGGCGCGGTCGCCCGAGCTCACGTTGAACGTGGTGATCCTCGGGCCGGTCCACCAGGCCTGCCGACTCTATCTTTCATCGCCGGGAAGCGTGGATCCGAAATGGATGCTCTCGACGCTCCCCGAGCTCGCCTGGCGCAGCGTGAGCTGA
- a CDS encoding SDR family NAD(P)-dependent oxidoreductase: protein MKLGIEKKVALVTGGSQGIGRAVALQLAAEGARVALTFRSEREKAAEVVREIEQGGGEALAIEMELSSIDSVKGAVAAVLARFGQLDILVNNAVRWSDKMPGEAPRFEDYALSEWQGLVHDNLDGAIAAIQAALPSMRARGWGRIVNVSSGVALDGVVGAGPYGAAKAALHGLTACLARELGPHGILTNVVVPGLTLTDRISAALPPNVQDQRGKAYAIGRLLPPEEVAPTIVFLCSSANTAVTGEIVRASGGRP, encoded by the coding sequence ATGAAGCTCGGGATCGAGAAGAAGGTGGCATTGGTGACAGGTGGCTCGCAGGGAATCGGGAGGGCGGTGGCGCTGCAGCTCGCCGCGGAAGGCGCGCGCGTCGCGCTGACCTTCCGAAGCGAGCGCGAGAAGGCCGCGGAGGTTGTCCGGGAGATCGAGCAGGGCGGCGGCGAAGCCCTGGCAATCGAGATGGAGCTCTCGTCGATCGACTCGGTGAAAGGCGCGGTGGCCGCCGTGCTCGCGCGCTTCGGGCAGCTCGACATCCTCGTGAACAACGCGGTCCGCTGGAGCGATAAGATGCCGGGAGAGGCGCCTCGCTTCGAGGACTATGCGCTCTCCGAGTGGCAGGGGCTGGTTCATGACAACCTCGACGGCGCCATCGCGGCGATCCAGGCGGCGCTGCCCTCGATGCGGGCGCGCGGCTGGGGGCGGATCGTGAATGTGTCCTCGGGTGTGGCCCTCGACGGAGTCGTGGGCGCGGGACCGTATGGCGCGGCCAAGGCCGCGCTCCACGGCCTCACCGCCTGTCTCGCGCGGGAGCTCGGGCCTCACGGCATCCTGACCAACGTGGTCGTGCCCGGGCTCACGCTCACGGACAGGATCAGCGCGGCGCTTCCACCCAACGTTCAGGATCAACGCGGAAAGGCTTATGCCATCGGGCGCCTGCTTCCACCGGAGGAGGTAGCGCCGACGATCGTCTTCCTGTGTTCCTCCGCGAACACCGCGGTCACGGGAGAAATCGTGCGCGCGAGCGGAGGACGGCCGTAG